The following proteins come from a genomic window of Misgurnus anguillicaudatus chromosome 10, ASM2758022v2, whole genome shotgun sequence:
- the fbxo43 gene encoding F-box only protein 43 isoform X1, which translates to MESTQVMSDPFQGVKYQTCGHGTGRRYTPRKDAQSCRFSSTKENREVCSSHRKDQRRSKDMKDSQREPPVQTGWCETPKIKKKDASLRRRLLMSRSGSADGSDCGVAESPGETSKDLVNCRDESFDSLDISPTGPLTYSTLKPDDLDFSCRKRRLLFSEAITSTLDNGKCGGHMNPMLGQNSLNEPDLDESIIAGLAASPPVNDLMQVAGDPFRSPLRSEKQKLSVLETPSLTSEDSGFSSLGLDKSHDDSIDHDGSFQELVLPLSSGSKERRRSRLERQRRLSTLREGGSQSEDVAGEQRRESDAHVSKDSVFLDRTPLGAATQKMHDLSLTPALQVVHAISCRSTRGLQQQTSLEELLRLSDEDGPSGAGFPLSGLIGRKMGLDKVDIVVELKMRNLRHILAVILSLLSAADIFRFGQVSEDWNDIISEDRKASYRRKCHIKELKVAIETGRLAHVSDADTRLTLSCRSALSRVQAQARTPHTPQTPTQNTERPVSTKRIEFLQVAKTLFSDEFLKPCPRCQHAARCHSLRAEGLCSWADCRFRFCTLCLCEFHGSRDCTHLSGRRRSRRDLLPGSAQSKRNVKRL; encoded by the exons ATGGAGAGCACACAGGTGATGTCTGATCCTTTTCAGGGTGTAAAATATCAGACCTGTGGTCACGGTACAGGCCGGCGCTACACGCCCAGAAAAGACGCCCAGTCGTGCCGTTTCAGCAGCACCAAAGAAAACCGTGAGGTGTGCTCGTCCCACAGAAAAGACCAGAGACGGTCGAAGGACATGAAAGATTCACAGAGGGAACCACCTGTCCAAACGGGCTGGTGCGAGACTCCCAAGATCAAAAAAAAGGACGCGTCACTCCGCCGACGTCTGCTTATGTCCCGGTCGGGCTCTGCTGATGGGAGTGACTGCGGCGTCGCTGAATCACCTGGAGAAACCTCCAAAGATCTCGTGAACTGCAGAGACGAGAGCTTTGACTCTCTAGACATCAGCCCGACCGGACCTTTGACCTACAGCACTTTAAAACCCGACGATCTGGATTTCTCCTGTCGAAAGCGCCGTCTTCTGTTTTCTGAAGCGATTACTTCAACCCTTGACAATGGCAAGTGTGGAGGTCACATGAACCCAATGCTAGGTCAGAATTCCCTAAATGAGCCAGATCTCGATGAAAGCATCATAGCTGGTCTCGCTGCTTCTCCGCCAGTAAATGACTTAATGCAGGTTGCAGGTGATCCCTTCAGGTCCCCTCTGAGGTCAGAAAAGCAGAAACTGAGCGTCCTGGAGACGCCCTCCCTGACCTCAGAGGACAGCGGATTCAGTTCTCTGGGTCTGGATAAATCGCACGACGACTCTATCGATCACGACGGGTCTTTCCAGGAGCTGGTGCTGCCGTTGTCCTCGGGCAGCAAAGAGAGGAGACGCTCACGACTGGAGAGACAGCGAAGGCTGTCCACTCTTCGAGAGGGGGGTTCGCAGTCCGAGGACGTAGCCGGAGAGCAGCGGCGTGAGTCGGATGCCCACGTGAGTAAGGACAGTGTGTTTTTAGACAGAACCCCGCTGGGTGCCGCCACACAGAAGATGCACGACCTGTCTCTGACTCCGGCGCTGCAGGTCGTGCATGCCATAAGTTGTCGAAGCACACGTGGGCTACAGCAGCAAACCAGTTTAGAGGAGCTGCTCCGTTTGTCAGACGAAGACGGACCCAGCGGGGCCGGCTTTCCTCTCTCGGGGCTCATTGGCCGGAAAATGGGCCTGGACAAAGTGGACATCGTTGTGGAACTCAAGATGCGAAACCTGAGACACATACTAGCCGTTATTCTGAGTCTTCTGTCAGCAGCTGACATCTTCAG ATTTGGGCAGGTTTCTGAAGACTGGAATGACATCATCTCTGAAGACAGAAAAGCCTCCTATAGAAGGAAATGTCACATCAAAGAGTTAAAAGTTGCAATAGAG ACTGGTAGATTGGCGCATGTTTCGGATGCTGACACCAGGCTAACGCTAAGCTGTAGATCGGCTCTGAGCAGAGTTCAGGCTCAGGCCAGAACCCCACACACACCCCAGACCCCGACCCAAAACACAGAGAGACCGGTCAGCACCAAACGCATCGAGTTCCTTCAG GTGGCCAAAACTCTGTTCAGTGATGAATTTTTAAAGCCGTGTCCACGCTGTCAACATGCAGCTCGCTGTCACTCGTTGCGGGCCGAGGGTCTGTGCAGCTGGGCCGACTGCAGGTTTCGGTTCTGTAcgttgtgtttgtgtgagtttCACGGATCCAGAGACTGCACTCATCTGTCCGGCAGACGCAGGAGTCGTAGGGATCTTCTGCCCGGCAGCGCTCAGAGCAAACGTAATGTCAAAAGACTCTGA
- the fbxo43 gene encoding F-box only protein 43 isoform X2 yields MESTQVMSDPFQGVKYQTCGHGTGRRYTPRKDAQSCRFSSTKENREVCSSHRKDQRRSKDMKDSQREPPVQTGWCETPKIKKKDASLRRRLLMSRSGSADGSDCGVAESPGETSKDLVNCRDESFDSLDISPTGPLTYSTLKPDDLDFSCRKRRLLFSEAITSTLDNGKCGGHMNPMLGQNSLNEPDLDESIIAGLAASPPVNDLMQVAGDPFRSPLRSEKQKLSVLETPSLTSEDSGFSSLGLDKSHDDSIDHDGSFQELVLPLSSGSKERRRSRLERQRRLSTLREGGSQSEDVAGEQRRESDAHVSKDSVFLDRTPLGAATQKMHDLSLTPALQVVHAISCRSTRGLQQQTSLEELLRLSDEDGPSGAGFPLSGLIGRKMGLDKVDIVVELKMRNLRHILAVILSLLSAADIFRFGQVSEDWNDIISEDRKASYRRKCHIKELKVAIETGRLAHVSDADTRLTLSCRSALSRVQAQARTPHTPQTPTQNTERPVAKTLFSDEFLKPCPRCQHAARCHSLRAEGLCSWADCRFRFCTLCLCEFHGSRDCTHLSGRRRSRRDLLPGSAQSKRNVKRL; encoded by the exons ATGGAGAGCACACAGGTGATGTCTGATCCTTTTCAGGGTGTAAAATATCAGACCTGTGGTCACGGTACAGGCCGGCGCTACACGCCCAGAAAAGACGCCCAGTCGTGCCGTTTCAGCAGCACCAAAGAAAACCGTGAGGTGTGCTCGTCCCACAGAAAAGACCAGAGACGGTCGAAGGACATGAAAGATTCACAGAGGGAACCACCTGTCCAAACGGGCTGGTGCGAGACTCCCAAGATCAAAAAAAAGGACGCGTCACTCCGCCGACGTCTGCTTATGTCCCGGTCGGGCTCTGCTGATGGGAGTGACTGCGGCGTCGCTGAATCACCTGGAGAAACCTCCAAAGATCTCGTGAACTGCAGAGACGAGAGCTTTGACTCTCTAGACATCAGCCCGACCGGACCTTTGACCTACAGCACTTTAAAACCCGACGATCTGGATTTCTCCTGTCGAAAGCGCCGTCTTCTGTTTTCTGAAGCGATTACTTCAACCCTTGACAATGGCAAGTGTGGAGGTCACATGAACCCAATGCTAGGTCAGAATTCCCTAAATGAGCCAGATCTCGATGAAAGCATCATAGCTGGTCTCGCTGCTTCTCCGCCAGTAAATGACTTAATGCAGGTTGCAGGTGATCCCTTCAGGTCCCCTCTGAGGTCAGAAAAGCAGAAACTGAGCGTCCTGGAGACGCCCTCCCTGACCTCAGAGGACAGCGGATTCAGTTCTCTGGGTCTGGATAAATCGCACGACGACTCTATCGATCACGACGGGTCTTTCCAGGAGCTGGTGCTGCCGTTGTCCTCGGGCAGCAAAGAGAGGAGACGCTCACGACTGGAGAGACAGCGAAGGCTGTCCACTCTTCGAGAGGGGGGTTCGCAGTCCGAGGACGTAGCCGGAGAGCAGCGGCGTGAGTCGGATGCCCACGTGAGTAAGGACAGTGTGTTTTTAGACAGAACCCCGCTGGGTGCCGCCACACAGAAGATGCACGACCTGTCTCTGACTCCGGCGCTGCAGGTCGTGCATGCCATAAGTTGTCGAAGCACACGTGGGCTACAGCAGCAAACCAGTTTAGAGGAGCTGCTCCGTTTGTCAGACGAAGACGGACCCAGCGGGGCCGGCTTTCCTCTCTCGGGGCTCATTGGCCGGAAAATGGGCCTGGACAAAGTGGACATCGTTGTGGAACTCAAGATGCGAAACCTGAGACACATACTAGCCGTTATTCTGAGTCTTCTGTCAGCAGCTGACATCTTCAG ATTTGGGCAGGTTTCTGAAGACTGGAATGACATCATCTCTGAAGACAGAAAAGCCTCCTATAGAAGGAAATGTCACATCAAAGAGTTAAAAGTTGCAATAGAG ACTGGTAGATTGGCGCATGTTTCGGATGCTGACACCAGGCTAACGCTAAGCTGTAGATCGGCTCTGAGCAGAGTTCAGGCTCAGGCCAGAACCCCACACACACCCCAGACCCCGACCCAAAACACAGAGAGACCG GTGGCCAAAACTCTGTTCAGTGATGAATTTTTAAAGCCGTGTCCACGCTGTCAACATGCAGCTCGCTGTCACTCGTTGCGGGCCGAGGGTCTGTGCAGCTGGGCCGACTGCAGGTTTCGGTTCTGTAcgttgtgtttgtgtgagtttCACGGATCCAGAGACTGCACTCATCTGTCCGGCAGACGCAGGAGTCGTAGGGATCTTCTGCCCGGCAGCGCTCAGAGCAAACGTAATGTCAAAAGACTCTGA
- the malsu1 gene encoding mitochondrial assembly of ribosomal large subunit protein 1 codes for MIAARCLASNARQRMMFKAARLSCCQKVSVINDVRKARTPRVTALNYTTTIQNCTTTNIATVRHESAEDPETRDRRRSVEKFDISLVVSVLRQENATDICVIKVPQELKYTDYIITVTGASPRHLTAMAEFLLKVFKFLRRDCDAHVRLEGRDCDDWKCIDFGSLVIHLMLQETRETYELEKLWTLRSYDEQLMRIPPEKLPTDFIYEDTNQTSV; via the exons ATGATCGCGGCGCGCTGCCTCGCGTCTAACGCGCGTCAGAGGATGATGTTCAAAGCGGCGCGTCTGAGTTGCTGTCAGAAGGTCAGTGTTATAAATGACGTCAGGAAAGCACGAACACCCAGAGTAACAGCACTAAACTACACAACCACAATACAAAACTGCACAACTACAAACATCGCGACAGTTCGACACGAATCCGCAGAAGATCCTGAAACCCGCGACAGACGCA GGTCTGTGGAGAAGTTTGACATCAGTCTGGTGGTGTCTGTTTTGAGACAGGAGAACGCAACAGACATCTGTGTGATCAAAGTCCCACAAGAGCTCAAATACACAGATTACATCATCACAGTCACTGGAGCATCACCACGACATCTCACTGCAATGGCTGAGTTTCTACTTAAAGTG TTTAAGTTTCTGCGGCGGGATTGCGATGCTCACGTCAGACTGGAGGGAAGAGATTGTGATGACTGGAAATGCATTGACTTTG GATCACTGGTGATTCATCTCATGCTTCAGGAGACCAGAGAAACGTATGAGCTGGAGAAACTCTGGACACTGCGCTCGTATGATGAGCAACTGATGAGAATCCCACCAGAGAAACTCCCTACAGACTTCATATATGAAGATACAAACCAGACAAgtgtgtaa
- the spag1b gene encoding sperm-associated antigen 1: MSVQTVSSLLSPGLSCSSVLVEHLDYNFIQNCSDLKYLEQILKVLRSGQEGFYPHLIEFCEKHIEKLDPKCRFLRKENPPATAACFSTEEWSEMEKELQQWEENIRINEARLNRSPIFAVVDDMPAVRCPNTVQETIRTEVKNQKSVPRPYRDWDRFDVETECAKIDESEVKSSPEVITRPDITTIKHTINHTALTDQEKVALACREKNKGNESFRSGDYEEAVVYYTRSLSLVPSAAAYNNRAQAHIKLQRWHAALVDCQTVLQLEPENVKALLRRATAHKHLGHSQESHDDLRAVLLVEPHNITAQKLLMENSKTITENQHKSKAGKKLLIQEVEEEEEEDEGGDTESGVMWDCEVTRNKHKSPKSKAAQNHSSRSEDTIQTDRRVNAPTEAPPPELTCLKEPEGHVLFKTEDAVETNTQCENTTAEFELLKMEGRDLILNGCYEAAADKYTQCLQLQPQQSVIYTNRALCYIKLQRFTEAKQDCESALQLEPTNKKAFYRRAVANKGLRDYLACSADLQQVLCLDASAVEAEELLDEVKHLIKKRKDSSSKPRRRVPITEVEDADDEDHDGADNRSWISLQPMNAFEFGQALNAARANSDLLTCAELLRNVASELLPQYISTQLDGRTISFIIQTLNVHLLRSHPHLVYQHLKHLHTAHRFSMVLMLLDSKDHRQLMEIFEKLSVVQTEAFSKNDVKDLANKYI; the protein is encoded by the exons ATGAGTGTTCAGACTGTGTCGTCTCTGTTGTCTCCGGGTTTGAGCTGCAGCTCAGTTCTTGTGGAGCATCTAGACTACAACTTCATCCAGAACTGCTCAGACCTGAAATATCTGGAGCAAATCCTGAAAGTTCTGCG GTCGGGACAGGAGGGTTTTTATCCTCATCTGATTGAGTTCTGTGAGAAGCACATAGAGAAACTCGACCCAAAGTGTCGTTTCCTCAGGAAGGAGAACCCACCTGCCACAGCTGCCTGTTTCTCCACAGAGGAATGGAGTGAGATGGAGAAAGAGCTGCAG CAGTGGGAGGAAAACATCAGAATAAATGAGGCGAGACTGAATCGCAGCCCAATATTCGCTGTTGTCGACGATATGCCGGCAGTTCGCTGTCCAAACACAGTTCAG GAAACCATCAGGACTGAGGTTAAGAATCAGAAGAGCGTTCCTCGTCCGTACAGAGACTGGGACAG GTTTGACGTGGAGACAGAATGTGCTAAAATAGATGAGAGTGAGGTCAAAAGTTCTCCCGAGGTCATCACCCGTCCAGACATCACGACcatcaaacacacaataaaCCACACAG CCCTGACGGATCAGGAGAAAGTCGCTCTCGCCTGCCGTGAGAAAAACAAAGGCAATGAATCTTTCAGAAGTGGAGATTATGAAGAGGCTGTGGTTTATTACACGAG GAGTTTGTCTCTCGTACCTTCAGCGGCTGCTTACAATAATCGCGCACAGGCTCACATCAAACTTCAGCGCTGGCACGCGGCTCTCGTCGACTGTCAGACGGTTTTACAGCTGGAACCAGAGAATGTCAAAG CGTTGTTGCGTCGTGCCACCGCGCACAAACATCTGGGCCACTCGCAGGAATCCCACGATGACCTGCGAGCCGTTCTGCTGGTGGAGCCACACAACATAACTGCACAG AAGCTCCTGATGGAGAACTCCAAGACGATCACAGAAAACCAACACAAATCCAAAGCAGGGAAGAAGCTCCTCATTCAGGAAGTggaggaggaagaagaggaggatgAAGGTGGAGACACAGAGTCAGGAGTGATGTGGGATTGTGAAGTCACGAGAAATAAACACAAGAGTCCAAAAAGCAAAGCCGCTCAGAACCACAGCAGCCGATCTGAGGACAccattcagacagacagacgggtgAACGCCCCCACGGAAGCTCCGCCCCCTGAACTCACCTGCCTTAAAGAACCGGAGGGACATGTGCTGTTTAAAACTGAAGACGCTGTGGAGACAAACACACAATGTGAAAACACAACagcag AGTTTGAGCTCCTGAAGATGGAGGGCAGAGATTTAATTCTGAATGGCTGCTATGAGGCGGCAGCAGATAAATACACTCAATGTCTTCAACTCCAACCACAACAATCTGTGATTTACACCAACAG AGCGCTCTGTTACATCAAACTCCAGCGCTTCACTGAAGCAAAGCAAGACTGTGAATCTGCCCTCCAGCTTGAACCCACCAATAAGAAAGCTTTCTACAGACGTGCAGTGGCCAATAAGGGCCTGAGG gatTACCTGGCATGTAGCGCAGACCTGCAACAAGTGTTGTGTTTGGATGCGAGTGCTGTGGAAGCTGAAGAGCTGTTGGATGAGGTCAAACATCTGATAAAGAAGAGGAAAGATTCATCATCTAAACCTCGCAGAAGAGTTCCCATCACTGAG GTTGAGGATGCTGACGATGAAGATCATGACGGCGCTGATAACAGGTCCTGGATCAGCCTGCAGCCCATGAATGCGTTCGAGTTTGGTCAGGCTCTGAACGCTGCACGCGCTAACAGTGATCTGTTAACCTGCGCAGAGCTCCTGCGTAACGTCGCATCAGAGCTTCTCCCGCAGTACATCAGCACGCAGCTGGACGGACGCACCATCAGCTTCATCATCCAAACACTGAACGTCCACCTGCTGCGCTCACACCCTCACCTGGTTTATCAACACCTGAAGCACCTGCACACGGCTCACAGATTCTCG atGGTGTTGATGCTCCTGGACTCAAAGGATCACAGACAGCTGATGGAGATCTTTGAGAAGCTGAGCGTTGTGCAGACTGAAGCTTTTTCCAAAAATGATGTCAAAGATTTAGCCAACAAATACATCTGA